GAACTGGCGAGCCGCTGCAGGGTGGTGCCCGCGATGCGCCTCCGTCCCACCACCTCGCCGGCGAAGCCCGGATCGTCGTCGACGGGCCAGCTGCGGTGGATGACCATCGGGATCGAGTCGCCCACTAGATAGACCGTCGCCGATACCGCGTCGTCCATTCGGGTGAGACGCGCGCCGAGCGCGGTGAGACGGGTCAACCGGATTCGGGTGGAGGCCTTTTCCCCGGTGCCGAGGATCTGTGCCCGGGTCAGGCGTGGGCTGCTGGATGCCAGACTGCGAGCATGCACTTCGGCCAACAGCTCGGCCACTCGCAGATCAGAGAATGCGGCGTGGCGGGTGCGATACGCGCTCAATTGGGTATGCAGGTCCTGCAATGTGTCGGCAAGCCATCGGATGTTGTCGCGGTCGAGGTCCGCTGCTGCTCGATCGAGCTTCCCCGACAGCACGTCGGTGACGTTGACGGTTCCGGAGCGCAACAGCTCCGTGGCGAGATCGCGGGCTTCCGCGGTGGGCTTTTCGTCCCGCTCGGCGGTCGATGCGACCTCGATCTCTAGGCGCGTTGTGCCGGGATCGATCGCGTCCGCGAGGCGGAACGCCCATACCGCCAGCACAACGGTCACCGCGGAGGCCTGCTTGTCCGCATCCGTGAGGGCGAAGTCGAGATGTTCGGGAATCATGAAACGAACTGTGCTGGAGGGTAGTTCTACCGTGGGTGGTTGACCGCGCCGAACCGTTGCCGGATAGCCGGCGGCTCGGCGGCGCTCGGCGGCCTTCATGGTGGCCGCACCGAATGCCGCGGCCAGTTCGGCGTCGGTGAACATCGCGGGTGACCAGTCGGAACCTGCCTTGGCATCTTCTGTGTCCTGAGCGGCCCGCTGGTATCCGAGTACCAGGCCGATGCGGTGCCGGCACAGTGTGGTTGCTCCGCAGGTGCAGTCGGCCTGTGTGAGGGCTCGGTCCACCGCCAGTGTTGAGACGTTTCCGTCGTGCCAGCGGGCGGTGACGGTGCCGTCAGGTGCCTGTGATATCTCCGGTGGTGTCTCCGAATCCAGTTCGCGCTGGGCGCGTTTCACCAGGCCCTTATTCGTCAGCCCGATGAGCGCCGCCTCGGTGATGATGTCGAGGTCTGGACGGCACGGTTTTTCAGCCATGCGCGGCCAAACATTCGGCGAGGAAGTCGACCAGATGCCCGGGCGTGAGGGCGCCAACCTCGACCCCGAAGGAGGCCAGCAGCTGGCCGACTGCGCGGTCATAGGATGGCTCGGCGTTCTCATCGAGCGCGGCCAGTGCGAACACCTTGCTGCCCTGCTCGACCAGGGCACGGAGTTGGCCGGTGAAGCTTCGCGGGTCCCCGCCCTCGAACAGGTCGCTGATGAGCACGAAGATGGTGCGCTGCGGGTTTTCGATAAGCCCAGCACCATAGGTCACCGCCTTGGCGATATCGGTGCCGCCGCCCAGCTGGACCTTCATCAGCAGCTCCACCGGGTCGGTGAGATCCCTGGTGAGGTCGACGATCGAGGTGTCGAAGGCGACGAGATGAGTCTTCACCCCAGGCAGGTTCCACAGGCAGCTCGCGGTGACCGCGGAGTGGATGACAGATCCGAGCATCGAACCGGACTGATCGACCAGCATAATGATCTGCCACTTCTCGAGATGGCGCCGACTGCGAGAGGTGAACAGCGGCCGTTCGATCACGATGCGGC
This genomic window from Mycobacteroides chelonae contains:
- a CDS encoding VWA domain-containing protein, with translation MLQRWRLILGEPGGNCARLTGDMAGRDAALSWLYGRDDELAARGTRPSGERAGGDGESLVGTVEWINEVHRLFPRDTIERLERDALERYQIQEIVTNPDVLARARPNQTLLRAVLRTKHLMNQDVLDMARKLVAVVVQDLIDKLSIQVREAFSGPRLRRRSIRGSSRDLDVRATIRRNLRHYDTEHRRIVIERPLFTSRSRRHLEKWQIIMLVDQSGSMLGSVIHSAVTASCLWNLPGVKTHLVAFDTSIVDLTRDLTDPVELLMKVQLGGGTDIAKAVTYGAGLIENPQRTIFVLISDLFEGGDPRSFTGQLRALVEQGSKVFALAALDENAEPSYDRAVGQLLASFGVEVGALTPGHLVDFLAECLAAHG